A region from the Clavibacter sp. A6099 genome encodes:
- a CDS encoding PP2C family protein-serine/threonine phosphatase — protein MSLIEDARSSASQRAVEALGLLDGPPEERFDRVTRLARTAFGVPLSTIGLADHDRMWFASCAGAELSETPISTVFCDTTVREERILVVEDARDHPVFRHLPTVAGEPHIRFYAGHPLRDPEGLVVGTFCLYDVEPRGLDAGQLALFAELAEWAQRELIANAEMERAQAVQMALLPAAEVEIPGYDIAAVCVPAQVVGGDFYDYERTASGIRFSIADVMGKGTGAAILTATVRAVLRGIASTADRYGAGVLEDTGLMVTDAARSLDADLDRTGSFVTLQHGHLDQASGLLRYADAGHGLTIVVHPDGRVTHLDTSDLPVGIDVDHRWEERHVVLGRGDTFVTFSDGLFDMFGGSAPAFASIGRLVTEAGGVHALVERVRILASAGTPLDDVTVLAVSRA, from the coding sequence ATGAGTCTGATCGAGGACGCACGGTCGAGCGCGTCGCAGCGTGCCGTGGAGGCCCTGGGACTGCTCGACGGACCTCCCGAGGAGCGCTTCGACCGGGTCACGCGCCTGGCTCGCACGGCGTTCGGCGTGCCGCTCTCGACCATCGGCCTCGCGGACCACGACCGCATGTGGTTCGCGTCGTGCGCCGGCGCCGAGCTCTCGGAGACGCCGATCAGCACCGTCTTCTGCGACACCACGGTGCGCGAGGAGCGGATCCTCGTCGTCGAGGACGCGCGGGACCACCCCGTCTTCCGGCACCTGCCCACCGTCGCGGGCGAGCCCCACATCCGCTTCTACGCCGGTCATCCGCTGCGGGACCCCGAGGGCCTCGTCGTCGGCACCTTCTGCCTGTACGACGTCGAGCCGCGCGGTCTCGACGCCGGCCAGCTCGCGCTCTTCGCCGAGCTCGCCGAGTGGGCGCAGCGCGAGCTCATCGCGAACGCGGAGATGGAGCGCGCCCAGGCGGTCCAGATGGCGCTGCTGCCGGCCGCCGAGGTCGAGATCCCCGGCTACGACATCGCCGCCGTGTGCGTGCCCGCGCAGGTCGTGGGCGGCGACTTCTACGACTACGAGCGCACCGCATCCGGCATCCGCTTCTCGATCGCCGACGTGATGGGCAAGGGCACGGGCGCGGCGATCCTCACGGCCACCGTCCGCGCCGTCCTCCGCGGCATCGCGAGCACCGCCGACCGCTACGGCGCGGGCGTCCTCGAGGACACGGGCCTCATGGTCACCGACGCGGCGCGCTCGCTCGACGCCGACCTCGACCGCACGGGATCCTTCGTCACGCTGCAGCACGGCCACCTCGACCAGGCGTCCGGCCTCCTCCGCTACGCCGACGCGGGACACGGGCTGACCATCGTCGTCCACCCGGACGGCCGCGTCACCCACCTGGACACGAGCGACCTGCCGGTCGGCATCGACGTCGACCACCGCTGGGAGGAGCGCCACGTCGTGCTCGGGCGCGGCGACACCTTCGTCACCTTCAGCGACGGCCTCTTCGACATGTTCGGCGGCAGCGCGCCCGCGTTCGCGTCGATCGGCCGCCTGGTCACCGAGGCAGGCGGCGTGCACGCGCTCGTCGAGCGCGTCCGCATCCTCGCCTCAGCCGGCACGCCGCTCGACGACGTGACCGTCCTCGCCGTGAGCCGCGCGTGA
- a CDS encoding acyltransferase family protein — protein MASERRPELPYLDGMRGAAALAVVAFHAFLYTGLSGQAWRDLPLLGWITGYGYLGVPVFIVLSGYVLMLPVAGRPGLDLRHGTATFLRRRARRILPPYFAALALSLLMALAIPVMRDGAGTEWESAAPATPAGIVSHVLLLQDLSPAWVSQVNAPLWSVAVEWQIYFLMPLVLLPLWRRWGGLPVVALATVAMTGASLAGFAPWACPWLLGLFAAGMLAAELTVTARPRWASDRLLLAVAVGAAAVLLLGITVLQGSVWAAELVAGAGFASLLAWAGGRTMAGSRPRALGAFVTRPAQRLGLVSYSVYLVHSPFLALGNLLLLPLGLPTAAHAAVMLLVVAPLAVAAGFGFFHLVERHFLNTRQVHVTEAAVPDAARVVPRPEA, from the coding sequence ATGGCATCAGAACGGCGACCGGAGCTGCCCTACCTCGACGGCATGCGGGGCGCCGCCGCCCTCGCCGTCGTCGCGTTCCACGCGTTCCTCTACACCGGGCTCAGCGGCCAGGCCTGGCGGGACCTGCCGCTCCTCGGCTGGATCACCGGCTACGGCTACCTCGGCGTGCCCGTCTTCATCGTCCTGTCCGGCTACGTGCTGATGCTCCCCGTCGCCGGCCGCCCCGGGCTCGACCTCCGGCACGGCACGGCGACCTTCCTCCGGCGCCGGGCCAGGCGGATCCTCCCGCCCTACTTCGCGGCCCTCGCGCTCAGCCTGCTCATGGCGCTCGCGATCCCCGTGATGCGCGACGGCGCCGGCACCGAGTGGGAGAGCGCGGCGCCCGCCACCCCCGCGGGCATCGTCTCCCACGTGCTCCTGCTGCAGGACCTCTCCCCCGCCTGGGTCAGCCAGGTGAACGCGCCGCTGTGGAGCGTCGCCGTGGAGTGGCAGATCTACTTCCTCATGCCGCTGGTGCTGCTGCCGCTCTGGCGTCGGTGGGGCGGGCTGCCCGTCGTCGCCCTCGCCACGGTCGCGATGACCGGCGCGTCCCTCGCCGGCTTCGCCCCGTGGGCCTGTCCCTGGCTGCTCGGCCTCTTCGCCGCCGGAATGCTCGCGGCCGAGCTCACCGTCACCGCGCGCCCGCGCTGGGCGTCCGACCGGCTGCTCCTCGCGGTGGCCGTGGGCGCCGCGGCCGTGCTGCTCCTCGGGATCACCGTGCTGCAGGGCAGCGTGTGGGCCGCGGAGCTCGTCGCCGGGGCGGGCTTCGCGTCCCTCCTCGCGTGGGCGGGCGGGCGCACCATGGCCGGATCCCGTCCCCGCGCGCTCGGCGCATTCGTCACCCGGCCGGCGCAGCGGCTCGGACTCGTCTCCTACAGCGTGTACCTCGTGCACAGCCCGTTCCTCGCGCTCGGGAACCTCCTGCTGCTGCCCCTCGGGCTGCCGACCGCCGCGCACGCCGCGGTGATGCTGCTGGTCGTCGCGCCGCTCGCGGTCGCGGCCGGCTTCGGCTTCTTCCACCTCGTGGAGCGGCACTTCCTCAACACACGGCAGGTGCACGTGACGGAGGCGGCGGTTCCGGATGCGGCGCGCGTCGTGCCCCGGCCCGAGGCCTGA
- a CDS encoding NAD(P)/FAD-dependent oxidoreductase gives MPKILIVGGGYAGFYTAWKLESHLRSGEAEVTMVDPLPYMTYQPFLPEVVSGSIEPRHAVVSQRRHLRTTNVVTAKVTGIDHASKTATITPPVGEPYEFSYDIIVVTAGSVSRTFPIPGVADEAIGLKTIEEAVAIRDRIFANFDRAATLPAGPERERLLTFVVVGGGFAGIEVFAEMRSIATDLVKKYPEIDFEDTHFHLIEAMGRIMPEVSLETSHWVLKNLAERGALVHLDTQLKSAVGGVVELSTGESFESDVIVWTAGVMASPMLKNTDLPIEERGRLRVRADGRVEGDDGIVADAWGAGDVAATPDLTGGGVGGFCVPNAQHAVRQGKLMAKNLTASIRGEGITDYFHKNLGAVAGLGLYQGAFQSGKLGITGFPAWVMHRGYHGLAIPSFERKARVVTGWLNNLVWGRDIVSLEARETPRTAFETFASRPRPAADAAPAAPVKKEEAPAKKAADDKADAPAEGEKSPALAGSYSSSPSAENADEKPSA, from the coding sequence CGATCCGGCGAGGCCGAGGTCACCATGGTCGACCCGCTGCCGTACATGACGTACCAGCCGTTCCTGCCCGAGGTGGTCTCCGGATCCATCGAGCCCCGCCACGCGGTCGTCTCGCAGCGGCGCCACCTCCGCACCACCAACGTCGTCACGGCGAAGGTCACCGGCATCGACCACGCGTCGAAGACCGCGACCATCACGCCGCCCGTGGGCGAGCCCTACGAGTTCTCGTACGACATCATCGTCGTCACCGCGGGCAGCGTCTCGCGCACGTTCCCGATCCCGGGCGTCGCGGACGAGGCCATCGGCCTGAAGACGATCGAGGAGGCCGTCGCCATCCGCGACCGCATCTTCGCCAACTTCGACCGCGCGGCGACCCTGCCCGCCGGCCCCGAGCGCGAGCGCCTCCTCACCTTCGTGGTGGTCGGCGGCGGCTTCGCCGGCATCGAGGTCTTCGCCGAGATGCGCAGCATCGCGACCGACCTCGTGAAGAAGTACCCCGAGATCGACTTCGAGGACACGCACTTCCACCTCATCGAGGCGATGGGCCGCATCATGCCCGAGGTGTCGCTCGAGACGAGCCACTGGGTGCTGAAGAACCTCGCCGAGCGCGGCGCGCTCGTGCACCTCGACACGCAGCTCAAGTCCGCCGTCGGCGGCGTCGTCGAGCTGTCGACCGGTGAGTCCTTCGAGTCCGACGTCATCGTCTGGACCGCCGGCGTCATGGCCAGCCCCATGCTCAAGAACACCGACCTCCCGATCGAGGAGCGCGGGCGACTGCGCGTGCGCGCCGACGGTCGCGTCGAGGGCGACGACGGCATCGTGGCGGACGCCTGGGGCGCCGGCGACGTGGCGGCCACCCCCGACCTCACGGGCGGCGGCGTCGGCGGCTTCTGCGTGCCCAACGCGCAGCACGCCGTCCGCCAGGGCAAGCTCATGGCGAAGAACCTCACCGCGAGCATCCGCGGCGAGGGGATCACCGACTACTTCCACAAGAACCTCGGTGCCGTCGCGGGCCTCGGCCTGTACCAGGGCGCGTTCCAGTCCGGCAAGCTCGGCATCACCGGCTTCCCCGCCTGGGTCATGCACCGCGGCTACCACGGCCTCGCGATCCCGTCCTTCGAGCGCAAGGCGCGCGTCGTCACCGGCTGGCTGAACAACCTGGTCTGGGGCCGCGACATCGTCTCGCTCGAGGCGCGCGAGACCCCGCGCACCGCGTTCGAGACGTTCGCGTCGCGCCCGCGTCCGGCCGCGGATGCCGCGCCCGCCGCTCCCGTGAAGAAGGAGGAGGCGCCCGCCAAGAAGGCCGCGGACGACAAGGCCGACGCGCCTGCCGAGGGCGAGAAGTCCCCGGCGCTCGCGGGCAGCTACAGCTCCTCGCCCAGCGCGGAGAACGCGGACGAGAAGCCCTCGGCCTGA